The following coding sequences are from one Bufo bufo chromosome 2, aBufBuf1.1, whole genome shotgun sequence window:
- the LOC120990854 gene encoding proteasome subunit beta type-11-like, which translates to MALQSVCGWDATNSSLNLFPSYNLTVKRSPNFLQTFQGSSSHHRDSGPPPQAHGTTTLAFRYARGIAVATDSRSSAGKLVCSPDSRKAFLIHSHLLATTSGSAADCQFFGRALARECKLYKVRNGDMPSVRGAARMLSVLMMPFRGTDICAAVTLCGWDRNGPCICYVYNDGTRLCSDIISVGSGSPYAYSIIDEGYRPGMEEEEARQLARRSVCHAGRRDAYSGGFVDVYWVREGGCERDPREDQVQLYAKIEKEQKKNQESSLTGNAKHAN; encoded by the coding sequence ATGGCACTACAAAGTGTTTGTGGATGGGATGCAACTAATTCAAGCCTAAATCTGTTTCCATCCTACAATTTAACCGTCAAACGTTCTCCTAACTTTCTTCAGACATTCCAAGGTTCTTCTTCTCACCATCGTGACTCTGGACCCCCACCACAGGCACATGGCACAACCACTTTGGCCTTCCGTTATGCAAGGGGTATTGCTGTTGCAACTGATTCACGTTCTTCGGCTGGAAAACTTGTCTGCAGCCCAGATAGTCGCAAGGCTTTCCTAATTCACAGTCATCTGCTGGCCACCACTTCAGGAAGTGCAGCTGACTGCCAGTTCTTTGGCCGAGCTTTGGCCAGAGAGTGCAAGCTGTATAAAGTGAGGAATGGGGACATGCCAAGTGTTCGTGGAGCTGCCAGAATGTTGAGTGTCCTCATGATGCCATTCCGAGGAACTGATATCTGTGCTGCAGTTACTCTTTGTGGCTGGGATCGGAATGGACCTTGCATCTGTTATGTATACAATGATGGAACCCGCCTTTGTTCTGATATAATTTCTGTGGGATCAGGCTCCCCATATGCATATAGCATAATTGATGAAGGCTATAGGCCTGGAATGGAGGAAGAAGAAGCCCGTCAACTAGCCAGACGTtcagtgtgccatgcagggagaaGAGATGCCTATTCTGGCGGATTTGTGGATGTGTACTGGGTTAGAGAAGGGGGTTGTGAGAGGGATCCTAGGGAAGACCAGGTACAACTTTATGCgaaaatagaaaaagaacaaaagaaAAATCAGGAGAGCAGCCTGACTGGCAATGCCAAGCATGCAAACTAA